A window of the Lactuca sativa cultivar Salinas chromosome 5, Lsat_Salinas_v11, whole genome shotgun sequence genome harbors these coding sequences:
- the LOC111897552 gene encoding uncharacterized protein LOC111897552, with translation MGDDAKGDSKSSESDSSTWDFGGEETQIVDTQCFDSPTSSPGNKCNGDDTEQMHILQSTIPFDDTAVLEDDLATQLMDPDDETQVVNFYDDTQVVNLETEIEEMDILDSLERNATQLFNDSDTEELVDTDLEDTEKIEVVDDSDEDSSRRDCKHTQHTSGGNFRNFTSIRAASIRASGLAARNKASQRKKLNDQPETGSRCGFGRSTARKLFAEETLPETKEGNDNNDLCGKANLPLETDLAGLNYLDSQEPGEASQQNALDFVDNFLKVNIECSDKCETNKSSERKSKPVLSAKGIQTLAKSSNLINAVGEIEIFEWDNTREDEAGGEFIRRKRESLFAYGGRKLKSSSFSKGGRKLEESKGKKQMHSHVIVSGLASSDSKLVLTNRKLTDVQETTDVRFDTQMAAEAMEDLCFGLHTNSDDSTKEGENGTNKQKGSHKSHKAPPLTNGVRTRQSKLKRSDENERETHGTVPLKEPKRAKSAAKKNVSSDVGKRGKLTLKRKEVDTEEGQLTSVDQIPVKKQCIQSVIPVARRTRQSMSDNKSEKVKDASNNLTEEINIFHPKGKRTSRNLSSVSRLTRSTAAEGGKESPGVEGSERETIEPIATTCTTPLNHATPLKESSPICMGDEYLKQSWKKSSLRSSIIQEPDSLTPTRVEFSSPMKDLRKRRDLSMIHVLFSRHLDADIVKQQKKILSRIHASEASSMSEATHFIADEFTRTRNMLEAIALGKPVVTHLWLESCRQSHSHIHEKNFILRDFKKETELGFNLPSSLTRARKHPLFKGHRVLITPNTKPGKEILASLVKAVGGVVVERLGRTAVKDDKVPEGLILSCEEDYALCLPFLEKGAAVYSSELLLNGIVTQRLEYERHRLFLDNMKRTRSKNWLNKPVSEVK, from the exons ATGGGTGATGATGCTAAGGGCGACAGTAAATCATCTGAATCGGATAGTAGTACTTGGGATTTCGGCGGAGAGGAGACTCAGATCGTTGATACTCAGTGTTTTGATTCTCCAACTTCATCGCCTG GTAATAAGTGTAATGGTGATGATACTGAGCAGATGCACATTCTACAAAGTACTATTCCCTTTGATGACACCGCGGTTTTGGAAGATGATTTAGCAACCCAGTTGATGGACCCTGATGATGAAACCCAAGTGGTCAACTTCTATGATGATACCCAAGTGGTGAACTTAGAGACTGAAATTGAAGAGATGGATATTCTTGATTCTCTTGAAAGGAATGCAACTCAGTTATTCAATGATTCTGATACAGAAGAACTTGTAGATACTGATCTTGAAGATACTGAAAAGATTGAAGTAGTGGATGACTCTGATGAAGATTCAAGTAGGAGAGACTGCAAACATACTCAACATACTTCAG GAGGTAATTTCAGGAATTTTACCTCAATTCGTGCAGCATCTATTAGGGCCTCTGGCCTTGCAGCCCGCAACAAGGCTTCTCAAAGAAAGAAGTTGAATGATCAACCAGAAACTGGGAGTAGGTGTGGATTTGGTAGGTCAACTGCAAGGAAACTTTTTGCTGAGGAGACACTTCCTGAAACTAAAGAGGGAAATGACAATAATGACCTTTGTGGGAAAGCTAACTTGCCTTTGGAGACTGATTTGGCAGGGTTAAACTATCTTGATTCTCAAGAACCTGGAGAGGCATCACAACAAAACGCACTTGACTTTGTTGACAACTTTCTCAAAGTTAATATTGAGTGTAGTGATAAATGTGAAACTAACAAGTCCAGTGAACGCAAATCAAAACCTGTTTTAAGTGCTAAAGGGATTCAGACTTTGGCCAAAAGTTCTAATCTTATCAATGCAGTTGGTGAAATAGAGATTTTTGAATGGGATAACACTCGTGAAGATGAAGCAGGAGGAGAATTTATCAGAAGAAAAAGGGAATCATTGTTTGCTTATGGAGGTCGAAAGCTGAAATCTTCCTCTTTTTCCAAAGGTGGAAGGAAATTGGAAGAGTCAAAAGGCAAAAAGCAAATGCATAGCCATGTGATAGTATCAGGGTTAGCTTCCTCTGACTcaaaattggttttgactaatCGTAAACTAACTGATGTTCAAGAAACAACTGATGTAAGATTTGACACTCAAATGGCTGCTGAAGCCATGGAAGATCTATGCTTTGGATTGCATACAAACAGTGATGATTCCACTAAAGAGGGTGAAAATGGAACCAATAAGCAAAAGGGTTCTCATAAAAGTCATAAAGCTCCACCTTTGACTAATGGAGTTAGAACAAGACAGTCTAAGTTAAAGAGGAGTGATGAAAATGAAAGAGAAACACATGGCACAGTGCCACTTAAAGAACCGAAGAGGGCTAAATCAGCTGCTAAAAAGAATGTTTCATCTGATGTTGGGAAAAGAGGAAAGTTGACTTTAAAAAGAAAAGAAGTTGATACAGAAGAAGGTCAACTTACATCTGTTGACCAAATCCCAGTCAAGAAACAATGCATTCAAAGTGTTATACCTGTAGCTCGTAGGACTAGGCAGTCAATGAGTGATAACAAGTCAGAAAAAGTCAAAGATGCTTCAAATAATCTCACAGAGGAGATAAATATATTCCATCCGAAAGGCAAACGGACTTCCCGAAACTTGTCATCTGTTTCTAGATTAACAAGGTCAACAGCTGCTGAAGGAGGAAAAGAAAGTCCAGGGGTAGAAGGGTCAGAAAGAGAAACAATTGAACCAATTGCTACAACATGTACTACTCCTCTAAATCATGCAACACCTTTAAAGGAATCATCTCCAATCTGCATGGGAGATGAATATCTTAAACAATCATGGAAGAAGAGCAGTTTAAGATCTTCAATTATCCAAGAACCTGATAGCTTAACACCTACAAGAGTGGAATTTTCATCTCCAATGAAAGATTTGAGAAAGAGGAGAGATTTGTCTATGATTCATGTTCTTTTTAGTCGCCACTTAGATGCAGACATAGTCAAGCAGCAAAAGAAG ATTTTATCACGTATTCATGCTTCAGAAGCATCTTCAATGTCAGAAGCAACACATTTTATAGCAGATGAATTTACACGTACAAGAAATATGTTGGAAGCAATTGCCCTTGGGAAACCAGTTGTTACACATTTATGGCTTGAGAGTTGCAGACAATCTCATTCTCATATTCAtgagaaaaatttcattttgagagATTTTAAAAAGGAGACAGAATTAGGGTTTAATCTCCCATCTTCATTAACACGTGCACGTAAACATCCTCTTTTCAAG GGTCATAGAGTCTTGATTACCCCAAATACAAAGCCTGGGAAAGAGATATTAGCAAGCTTGGTCAAAGCAGTTGGTGGTGTG GTGGTTGAACGGTTGGGTAGAACTGCAGTGAAGGATGATAAAGTTCCTGAAGGATTGATTCTATCATGTGAAGAAGATTATGCACTCTGTTTGCCTTTCTTAGAAAAAG GAGCAGCAGTTTATAGCTCAGAGCTTCTACTCAATGGAATTGTTACCCAAAGATTGGAATACGAAAG ACATCGCCTCTTTTTGGATAACATGAAGAGAACCCGTTCAAAAAATTGGCTGAATAAGCCCGTTAGTGAAGTGAAATAG